From the genome of Periplaneta americana isolate PAMFEO1 chromosome 17, P.americana_PAMFEO1_priV1, whole genome shotgun sequence:
ttcatgtccggtgatctggctggccaaggagttggccctgcgcggcctatccattgttctggatacgcagcattgagatacgttgcggcagtaatgcgcaggagcaccatcgtgcataaaccataCGTTCATTcgcgttgcaagagggatatcatgtagcagaccatgcaattcgcgcttcaagaatgcgcggtagatttccccattcaaccgcggaggtagaactcgaggtccaagtaactgattccccacaataccacaccaaatggtccacacctgtggagtaacggtcagcgcgtctggccgcgaaaccaggtggcccgggttcgattcccggtcggggcaagttacttggttgaggttttttccggggttttccctcaacccaagatgagcaaatgctgggtaactttcggtgctggaccccggactcatttcaccggcattattaccttcagatcattcagatgctaaataacctagatgttgatacagtgtcgtaaaataagctactaaaacaaaaaaacaaaacacaccaAATATGTGtgagaacagtaatgcctatgcagttactcCGATAtaggtgccatctactggaactctggaattaaaggttttgagaaaaagttgtatagaacgttttagtcttagtttcacctctacaatacacacacacacacagagtatttatacgtaataatgaatcactctgtagttaGGCCTAAGCAAAACTAAAACCTTCAATGTTTTCGTATTGTCGCGTAACCCAGTATTGAGTTATGTTTAAATGTGGCTCATTGTTTTTGTGAATGCTTATTGTGATGTTTATTGACTAATGGAATGTTTATATGACAGGTTTGCAGACACCCATGACATCACCGTATCATCTGAATACGAAGGTATTGCACATGAAGAGAGCATGACTATTTGTCAGGCTACCAAGCATTCAGTTTCATCAGCAACGAATTTACGTACTGACACTGATGAGAAGCGATTCAGTTGCGATATTTGTGGAAAGTGCTTCTCTGAGCCTTGTAATCTAAAATCCCATAAAATCCAGCATATAGATGGGAAACCATTCAAATGTAGTTTCTGTGGAAACTGTTTTCCACGGTCGAGTGCCCTTAGAAGGCATGAACGCCTCCATACAAATGAGAAATCATTCAAATGTAATGTTTGTGCGAAGTATTTCCCTCAGCCGTATGACCTAAAATTACATAAACTACAGCATACTAATGAAAAACGATTCAAATGCGAAATATGTGGAATATGTTTTATGTGGGCTCGAAACCTTAAACGGCATGGGCGCATGCATACTGATGTGAAACCATTTacatgcgatgtttgtggaaagtgttttaaGGACTCGTGCGACCTTAAACGCCATGGACGTCTGCATACTGGTTTGAAACCATAtatatgcgatgtttgtggaaagtgttttgcGCAGTCGGGTGGTCTAAAAACGCATGGGCGCGTGCATAGTGGTGAGAAACCATTCacatgcgatgtttgtggaaagtgttttaaGCAGTCGCATAGTCTAAAAAGGCATTGTCAGCTAAAACAGCACTAGTAGTAACGTACTACTGTTATGACATCGTGATGCGATGCAAGGTTGGGCATATTTGTTagcaattcaaaattaatgaattattctTAGATTATCTGGTCTGTGAATTCATTATCATTCTGATAATTATAAACTTGTAATTATGGTACTTCAACACTACTCTTTTCAAATTGGTGTGTCAATTTTAAGGAATTTTCTGAAAAGCTCAAGATATGAGTCCTATAGTTTCAAACTCTGACTTGCtcattttttcagtttttttcagatatttaagaTAAACTGTTTCACCATAGTTTCTGTCGAATCTTGATAAATAATTGTAATGTTTTGAAAGatgtaatattaaaaacaaatattccgAAGTGAAAATGAGGCTAATATCAATAATATAgactgacttacttactggcttttaaggaacccggaggttcattgccgccctcacataagcccgccattggtccctatcctgagcaagattaatccagtctctatcatatcccaactccctcaaatccattttaatattatcttcccatctacgtctcggcctccctaaaggtctttttccctccggcctcccaactaacactctatatgcatttctggattcacccatacgtgctacatgcccagcccatctcaaacgtctggatttaatgttcctaattatgtcaggtgaagaatacaatgcgtgcagttctgtgttttgtaactttctccattctcctataacttcatccctcttagccccaaatattttcctgagaaccttattctcaaacacccttaacctatgttcctctctcaacgtgagagtccaagtttcacaaccataaagaacaactggtaatataattgttttataaattctaactttcagattttttgacagcagactggatgataaaagcttctcaaccgaataataacaggcatttcttcTTTAGTCTACACGAATCCTCAACAATAATATAGACAAGAGATAGAAATTAAATATGGAGAAGGCAACTTTTGGAATGGACTACTGGATAACGCAACATTTGGAGAAAACAGATCAGGATAACACAAGTTTGGGAACTGATGTCAGAACTTAGAGATTAGAACTAGTATTCACAAGGAGAAGAGTATAATAAAAATGCAATGATTTGGGGTTGGCCGAGCCTTTTGTGTGTAGGCCAGACTTTTGTGAATTAAGCTACTGAAAAACTCAGTACGAGAATTTCATCCACAGGAAATCTGTCTGAAAAGATCATTCTTATACAGTACATGATATCCCCAATATCATAAGGCCAATCTCAATATCTTTCTGACGGAAT
Proteins encoded in this window:
- the LOC138692641 gene encoding oocyte zinc finger protein XlCOF6.1-like isoform X4, whose amino-acid sequence is MDVIKLEREVDPLALERSNSPSTDIEEQKPLSEVPAPNVVLGDFNASHHSWGSNSDDDRGNKIAEEENVLDLQMTEIKREYMDKNCDLKSEITFDETPVLVDFPIVKSEIEEARELNKVNVEMKVEVTAGDDEVLTERFADTHDITVSSEYEGIAHEESMTICQATKHSVSSATNLRTDTDEKRFSCDICGKCFSEPCNLKSHKIQHIDGKPFKCSFCGNCFPRSSALRRHERLHTNEKSFKCNVCAKYFPQPYDLKLHKLQHTNEKRFKCEICGICFMWARNLKRHGRMHTDVKPFTCDVCGKCFKDSCDLKRHGRLHTGLKPYICDVCGKCFAQSGGLKTHGRVHSGEKPFTCDVCGKCFKQSHSLKRHCQLKQH
- the LOC138692641 gene encoding oocyte zinc finger protein XlCOF6.1-like isoform X5; amino-acid sequence: MDVIKLEREVDPLALERSNSPSTDIEEQKPLSEEENVLDLQMTEIKREYMDKNCDLKSEITFDETPVLVDFPIVKSEIEEARELNKVNVEMKVEVTAGDDEVLTERFADTHDITVSSEYEGIAHEESMTICQATKHSVSSATNLRTDTDEKRFSCDICGKCFSEPCNLKSHKIQHIDGKPFKCSFCGNCFPRSSALRRHERLHTNEKSFKCNVCAKYFPQPYDLKLHKLQHTNEKRFKCEICGICFMWARNLKRHGRMHTDVKPFTCDVCGKCFKDSCDLKRHGRLHTGLKPYICDVCGKCFAQSGGLKTHGRVHSGEKPFTCDVCGKCFKQSHSLKRHCQLKQH
- the LOC138692641 gene encoding zinc finger protein 391-like isoform X2 codes for the protein MDVIKKEPEVDPLSIQSSDNTDTDEKKPLSEEGNLSHLKTTGMKAECLDHSYDIKTEIKVEDTPVPVSFPMLKTEVDVVMDVIKLEREVDPLALERSNSPSTDIEEQKPLSEVPAPNVVLGDFNASHHSWGSNSDDDRGNKIAEEENVLDLQMTEIKREYMDKNCDLKSEITFDETPVLVDFPIVKSEIEEARELNKVNVEMKVEVTAGDDEVLTERFADTHDITVSSEYEGIAHEESMTICQATKHSVSSATNLRTDTDEKRFSCDICGKCFSEPCNLKSHKIQHIDGKPFKCSFCGNCFPRSSALRRHERLHTNEKSFKCNVCAKYFPQPYDLKLHKLQHTNEKRFKCEICGICFMWARNLKRHGRMHTDVKPFTCDVCGKCFKDSCDLKRHGRLHTGLKPYICDVCGKCFAQSGGLKTHGRVHSGEKPFTCDVCGKCFKQSHSLKRHCQLKQH
- the LOC138692641 gene encoding zinc finger protein 391-like isoform X3 gives rise to the protein MDVIKKEPEVDPLSIQSSDNTDTDEKKPLSEEGNLSHLKTTGMKAECLDHSYDIKTEIKVEDTPVPVSFPMLKTEVDVVMDVIKLEREVDPLALERSNSPSTDIEEQKPLSEEENVLDLQMTEIKREYMDKNCDLKSEITFDETPVLVDFPIVKSEIEEARELNKVNVEMKVEVTAGDDEVLTERFADTHDITVSSEYEGIAHEESMTICQATKHSVSSATNLRTDTDEKRFSCDICGKCFSEPCNLKSHKIQHIDGKPFKCSFCGNCFPRSSALRRHERLHTNEKSFKCNVCAKYFPQPYDLKLHKLQHTNEKRFKCEICGICFMWARNLKRHGRMHTDVKPFTCDVCGKCFKDSCDLKRHGRLHTGLKPYICDVCGKCFAQSGGLKTHGRVHSGEKPFTCDVCGKCFKQSHSLKRHCQLKQH